A region from the Kribbella shirazensis genome encodes:
- a CDS encoding LysE family translocator — translation MDMSVMLGFVVAVFLVSVVPGPDMLFVVANAAAGGRRTGVVAAAGMSTGLAVHSVAAALGLGALIQAAPQVLNGVRIAGAAFLLYLAYLTWRASGQEVTTTEETPQLPRRTLRRTYVMATLTNLANPKVILFYLAFVPQFITTGSGSWPATLQFLVLGAVFIMVGFPVDAGAALLAGTLTDRIFRAGRRIRRRLERVTAAIFAGLAVRLAADLR, via the coding sequence ATGGACATGTCGGTGATGCTGGGTTTCGTCGTCGCGGTCTTCCTGGTCAGCGTCGTACCGGGACCGGACATGCTGTTCGTCGTGGCGAACGCGGCCGCGGGCGGACGCCGTACCGGAGTGGTAGCCGCGGCCGGGATGTCGACCGGGCTTGCCGTGCACAGCGTGGCGGCGGCGCTGGGCCTGGGGGCGTTGATCCAGGCCGCGCCGCAGGTGCTGAACGGAGTACGGATCGCTGGAGCGGCCTTTCTGCTCTACCTGGCGTACCTGACCTGGCGGGCGAGCGGGCAGGAGGTCACGACGACCGAGGAGACGCCGCAGCTGCCTCGCCGGACGCTACGCCGGACCTACGTGATGGCAACCCTCACCAACCTCGCGAATCCGAAGGTCATCCTGTTCTACCTGGCCTTCGTCCCACAGTTCATCACCACCGGCAGCGGCAGCTGGCCCGCGACGCTGCAATTCCTGGTGCTCGGCGCGGTGTTCATCATGGTCGGCTTCCCGGTCGACGCCGGCGCCGCGCTGCTGGCCGGTACGCTCACCGATCGCATCTTCCGCGCCGGCCGCCGCATCCGGCGCCGGCTCGAGCGGGTCACTGCGGCGATCTTCGCGGGACTCGCCGTCCGGCTTGCCGCCGACCTCCGCTGA
- a CDS encoding VTC domain-containing protein yields MNRRTHAAVIGALAQVPPITLADVLNEAALQVRVDRKYLVPIGAFVELVNRLSGRFAVLEIDGQRMFRYESVYFDTPSYGLYRQHVQRRRHRYKVRTRSYLDSGECSFEVKLKGNRSETIKARLPYPVADRSRLTGDAQAFLAEQLLAAYGIDSHDTLRPALTTTYRRSTLTDPVAHERLTCDVGLRFFDATAAVDVLPDTVLVESKTAGRAGAADRVLRDLQVRPVQVSKYCVAAALLKPGLRSNPWHRTVRRFTDFAGPRRG; encoded by the coding sequence GTGAACCGGCGTACGCACGCGGCCGTGATCGGGGCGCTGGCCCAGGTGCCGCCGATCACGCTCGCCGACGTCCTGAACGAGGCCGCGCTGCAGGTCCGGGTGGACCGCAAGTACCTGGTGCCGATCGGTGCGTTCGTCGAGTTGGTCAACCGGCTGAGCGGCCGGTTCGCCGTCCTGGAGATCGACGGGCAGCGGATGTTCCGGTACGAGTCGGTGTACTTCGACACGCCGTCGTACGGGCTCTACCGGCAACACGTGCAGCGGCGGCGGCACCGGTACAAGGTCCGGACGCGGTCGTACCTCGACAGCGGGGAGTGCAGCTTCGAGGTGAAGCTCAAGGGCAACCGGTCCGAGACGATCAAGGCACGGCTGCCCTACCCGGTGGCGGACCGCTCCCGGCTCACCGGGGACGCGCAGGCGTTCCTGGCCGAGCAACTGCTGGCCGCGTACGGCATCGACAGCCATGACACGTTGCGACCGGCGCTCACCACGACGTACCGGCGCAGCACGCTGACCGATCCGGTCGCGCACGAGCGGTTGACGTGCGACGTAGGCCTCCGGTTCTTCGACGCGACGGCCGCGGTCGACGTACTCCCGGACACCGTGCTGGTCGAGAGCAAGACCGCCGGCCGGGCGGGGGCGGCGGACCGCGTCCTGCGCGACCTTCAGGTCAGGCCGGTGCAGGTGAGCAAGTACTGCGTCGCCGCGGCACTGCTGAAGCCCGGTCTCCGCTCCAACCCGTGGCACCGGACCGTGCGGAGATTCACTGACTTCGCTGGGCCCCGGCGTGGATGA
- a CDS encoding glycoside hydrolase family 3 protein — MSTPAPPPFRDPARPTGERIDDLLTRLSPGEKLALLHQYQPPVARLGLEAFRTGTEALHGVAWHGPATVFPQAIGLATSWSPDLVRAVGAAVGDEVRVFHRKDPAGVGLNVWAPVVNALRDPRWGRNEEGYAEDPWLTGVIATAYGHGLAGDDPTCLKTAPTLKHFLAYNNETDRCTTSSNLPPRVLHDYELPAFRAPIEAGAAVAVMPSYNLVNGRPAHLSPLINDVLRTWTADELLVVSDAYAPANLFGLQAYLPDGPAAYAAALIAGVDSFTQDGPDAAGTVERLTTALDRGLITPADLDAAVRRVLAIRFRLGEFDPPELDPYRGLEPELVNCPAHRRLAQDAARQAIVLLKHEGQVLPLDATARVAVVGPLAGTLSEDWYAGTLPYQETALDGLRERLGRESVEYCEGVDRITLRIAGSSSYLAVGADAVLRVSTDAGEFDLFDWGGDAWALRSVRNGQHLTVTDDGELVADQPGPNGWEVKQTFRLVQSSSALLVQHLHSGRYLRVDATGGVTLADEGTAFELEVVVDGAAAAAALAARADVTIVVAGNHPLVNGRETEDRKTLDLPPAQDRLIRAVHAANPRTVLVLSSSYPYGIGWAQQHLPAILWSAHGGQEYGRALADILFGDHDPSGRLTQTWYHAATDLPDLLDYDIIATDATYLYYRGTPLYPFGHGLSYTTFEYGGLQLSARSVPADGEVHATFTVTNTGDRPGTEIAQLYTRQQSSRVKQPLRQLRGFQRVSLQPGETVEVELTVAAADLGFWDVTRDRRCVETARHSVMVGRSSTDLRLTATLEVDGERIPPRSPGRLAATSFDDYCAITLTTASRDRGDAVISLEPQAWLAYDDVMLEPTAYQARVANRGDHPATIELRLDDPLHGELVSILQVPPTGDLISIAGELQLDSTYTPTGSGRTPPRAWNPAQSPGTSDIRTVELPQTLYVVFSAAELVLESLTV, encoded by the coding sequence ATGAGTACTCCAGCTCCTCCCCCGTTCCGCGACCCCGCCCGGCCGACCGGCGAGCGGATCGACGACCTGCTCACCCGGCTCAGCCCCGGTGAGAAGCTCGCGCTGCTGCACCAGTACCAGCCACCCGTCGCCCGGCTCGGCCTGGAGGCGTTCCGGACCGGCACCGAGGCCCTGCACGGTGTCGCCTGGCACGGTCCCGCGACCGTGTTCCCGCAGGCGATCGGTCTGGCCACCAGTTGGAGCCCCGACCTCGTCCGCGCCGTCGGAGCCGCGGTCGGCGACGAGGTCCGCGTCTTCCACCGCAAGGATCCGGCCGGGGTCGGGCTGAACGTGTGGGCACCGGTCGTCAACGCACTGCGCGACCCGCGCTGGGGCCGCAACGAGGAGGGGTATGCCGAGGATCCCTGGCTGACCGGGGTGATCGCCACCGCCTACGGGCACGGCCTGGCCGGCGACGACCCGACCTGTCTGAAGACCGCCCCGACCCTCAAGCATTTCCTTGCCTACAACAACGAGACGGACCGGTGCACGACGTCGAGCAACCTGCCGCCGCGGGTCCTGCACGACTACGAACTGCCCGCGTTCCGCGCGCCGATCGAGGCGGGCGCGGCCGTCGCGGTGATGCCGTCGTACAACCTGGTGAACGGACGGCCCGCCCATCTCAGCCCACTGATCAACGACGTCCTCCGGACGTGGACCGCCGACGAACTGCTGGTCGTCAGCGACGCCTACGCGCCGGCCAACCTGTTCGGCCTGCAGGCCTACCTGCCCGACGGCCCGGCCGCGTACGCCGCCGCGCTGATCGCCGGCGTGGACAGCTTCACCCAGGACGGCCCTGACGCCGCCGGGACCGTCGAGCGGCTTACGACGGCGCTCGACCGCGGCTTGATCACGCCCGCCGATCTCGACGCCGCGGTACGGCGGGTGCTCGCGATCCGCTTCCGGCTGGGCGAGTTCGACCCGCCCGAGCTCGACCCGTACCGCGGGCTCGAACCCGAACTGGTCAACTGCCCGGCCCACCGGCGGCTCGCCCAGGACGCGGCCCGGCAGGCCATCGTGCTGCTCAAGCACGAAGGCCAGGTGCTGCCGCTCGACGCGACGGCCCGGGTCGCGGTCGTCGGCCCGCTCGCCGGCACGCTGTCCGAGGACTGGTACGCCGGGACGCTGCCTTACCAGGAGACCGCCCTGGACGGCCTCCGCGAGCGACTGGGACGTGAGAGCGTCGAGTACTGCGAGGGCGTCGACCGGATCACGCTGCGGATCGCGGGCTCGTCGTCGTACCTCGCTGTGGGCGCGGACGCCGTACTGCGGGTGAGTACCGACGCCGGCGAGTTCGATCTGTTCGACTGGGGCGGGGACGCCTGGGCGTTGCGATCGGTGCGGAACGGACAGCACTTGACGGTTACCGACGACGGCGAGCTCGTCGCGGATCAGCCCGGCCCGAACGGCTGGGAGGTCAAGCAGACCTTCCGGCTCGTGCAGTCGTCGAGCGCGCTGCTCGTCCAGCATCTGCACAGCGGCCGCTACCTCCGGGTCGACGCGACCGGCGGTGTGACGCTGGCCGATGAAGGGACCGCGTTCGAGCTCGAAGTGGTGGTCGACGGCGCCGCGGCGGCGGCTGCTCTGGCCGCCCGCGCCGACGTCACGATCGTTGTCGCAGGCAATCACCCGCTGGTGAACGGCCGCGAGACCGAGGACCGGAAGACTCTGGACCTCCCGCCGGCTCAGGACCGGCTGATCCGGGCGGTGCACGCGGCGAACCCACGGACCGTCCTGGTGCTGAGCAGCAGCTACCCGTACGGGATCGGCTGGGCGCAGCAGCACCTCCCGGCGATCCTCTGGTCCGCACACGGCGGCCAGGAATACGGTCGCGCCCTGGCCGACATCCTGTTCGGCGACCACGACCCCTCTGGGCGCCTCACCCAGACCTGGTACCACGCGGCCACCGACCTGCCCGATCTGCTCGACTACGACATCATCGCGACGGACGCCACGTACCTGTACTACCGCGGCACACCCCTCTACCCGTTCGGCCACGGCCTCAGCTACACCACCTTCGAGTACGGCGGACTACAGCTGAGCGCACGGTCGGTCCCGGCCGACGGCGAGGTCCACGCCACGTTCACCGTGACCAATACCGGTGACCGCCCTGGGACCGAGATCGCACAGCTCTACACGCGCCAGCAGAGCTCGCGGGTCAAGCAACCGCTACGGCAGTTGCGCGGCTTCCAGCGGGTGTCGCTACAACCCGGCGAGACCGTCGAGGTCGAGCTGACCGTGGCCGCGGCCGATCTCGGCTTCTGGGACGTGACCCGGGACCGGCGCTGCGTCGAGACCGCACGCCACAGCGTCATGGTCGGCCGCTCCAGCACCGACCTGCGGCTGACCGCGACCCTCGAGGTCGACGGCGAGCGGATCCCGCCCCGAAGCCCCGGCCGCCTCGCGGCGACCAGCTTCGACGATTATTGCGCCATCACGCTGACGACCGCGTCGCGCGACCGTGGTGATGCGGTGATCTCACTGGAACCCCAAGCCTGGTTGGCGTACGACGACGTCATGCTCGAACCGACGGCCTACCAGGCGCGGGTCGCCAACCGCGGCGACCACCCCGCCACAATCGAGCTCCGCCTGGACGACCCGCTCCACGGTGAACTGGTCAGCATCCTGCAGGTGCCACCCACAGGCGACCTCATCTCGATCGCCGGTGAACTGCAGCTCGACAGTACGTATACGCCCACTGGCAGCGGCCGCACGCCTCCGCGCGCCTGGAATCCGGCACAGTCGCCGGGTACTAGCGATATACGTACTGTCGAGCTGCCGCAGACTCTCTATGTTGTCTTCTCGGCGGCCGAACTCGTGCTGGAGAGCTTGACGGTGTAG
- the yicI gene encoding alpha-xylosidase has product MKFTDGYWQLREGFTRLRPAEVESVSAGDRELTVFAPARRIERRGDTLNQPMFTVTFSSPARGVIGVRIAHHLGGLPARPSYQLNAGDDHPVKVEAGAVEARLTAGELSVVVGLDGPWDVRFEQDGRPLTNSGARSVGLITDADGKHHVHEQLALGVGETIYGLGERFGAFVKNGQVVDSWNADGGTSSEQAYKNVPFFLSSKGYGVLVDSPARVSFEVGSEVTSRNQFSVEGQELAYYVFAGPSPKDVLRRYTALTGRPARVPAWSMGLWLSTSFTTDYTEETTSAFVDGMGSRDLPLSVFHFDCFWMRQFHWCDFVWDPVAFPDPAGMVRRLKERGLRISLWINPYIAQRSVLFEEGRRLGYLLKRPDGSVWQWDMWQAGMAIVDFTNPDATAWFRSKLQALIDIGVDCFKTDFGERIPTEVAWYDGSDPERMHNYYAQLYNAAVFGLLEENRGEGEAVLFARSATAGGQQFPVHWGGDCESTFEAMAESLRGGLSLAASGFGYWSHDIGGFEGTPDAAIFKRWVAFGLLSSHSRLHGSSSYRVPWAFDDEAVDVLRKFTKLKLSLMPYLVAAAGEAHRDGVPMMRPMVLEFPDDPAVAYLDRQYMLGPDLLVAPVMNFDGDVSFYLPAGRWTSLLTGEVKVGPGWVNETHSFDSLPLFVREGAVIPVGAVDDRPEYDWADGVELRWFEPSQGQTTTVLLPDADGGVAAVIELAYRAGQVETRVLEGSCERYTVKLSSTSSAAEKTT; this is encoded by the coding sequence ATGAAATTCACGGACGGGTACTGGCAGCTGCGGGAGGGCTTCACGCGGTTGCGGCCGGCCGAGGTCGAGAGCGTGTCGGCGGGGGACCGGGAGCTGACCGTCTTCGCGCCCGCCCGGCGGATCGAGCGGCGCGGGGACACGCTCAACCAGCCGATGTTCACGGTGACGTTCTCCTCACCGGCCCGTGGCGTGATCGGTGTCCGGATCGCCCATCACCTCGGTGGGTTGCCCGCGCGGCCGTCGTACCAGCTGAACGCGGGCGACGACCATCCGGTGAAGGTGGAGGCCGGTGCCGTCGAGGCGCGGCTGACGGCGGGCGAGTTGAGTGTGGTGGTCGGCCTGGACGGGCCGTGGGACGTCCGGTTCGAGCAGGACGGCAGGCCGCTGACGAACTCCGGAGCGCGCAGCGTCGGCCTGATCACCGACGCGGACGGCAAGCACCACGTGCACGAGCAGCTGGCGCTCGGTGTCGGCGAGACGATCTACGGCCTCGGTGAACGCTTCGGCGCCTTCGTGAAGAACGGTCAGGTCGTCGACAGCTGGAACGCCGACGGCGGGACGTCGAGCGAGCAGGCGTACAAGAACGTGCCGTTCTTCCTGAGCAGCAAGGGGTACGGCGTACTTGTCGACAGCCCGGCCCGCGTGTCGTTCGAGGTCGGCTCGGAGGTCACGTCCCGCAACCAGTTCAGCGTCGAGGGCCAGGAGTTGGCGTACTACGTGTTCGCCGGCCCGTCACCGAAGGACGTGCTGCGCCGTTACACCGCTCTGACCGGACGCCCCGCCCGGGTCCCCGCGTGGTCGATGGGGCTGTGGTTGTCGACCTCGTTCACCACCGACTACACCGAGGAGACGACGAGCGCGTTCGTCGACGGGATGGGGAGCCGTGACCTGCCGTTGAGTGTCTTCCACTTCGACTGTTTCTGGATGCGCCAGTTCCATTGGTGCGACTTCGTCTGGGACCCGGTCGCGTTCCCGGACCCGGCCGGGATGGTCCGGCGCCTGAAGGAGCGCGGCCTGCGGATCAGCCTGTGGATCAATCCGTACATCGCGCAGCGCTCGGTGCTGTTCGAGGAAGGCCGTCGCCTCGGCTACCTGCTCAAGCGCCCGGACGGCTCGGTCTGGCAGTGGGACATGTGGCAGGCCGGCATGGCGATCGTCGACTTCACCAACCCGGACGCGACAGCCTGGTTCCGCTCGAAGCTGCAGGCGCTGATCGACATCGGCGTCGACTGTTTCAAGACCGACTTCGGTGAGCGCATCCCGACCGAGGTGGCCTGGTACGACGGTTCCGACCCGGAGCGGATGCACAACTACTACGCGCAGCTCTACAACGCCGCCGTCTTCGGATTGCTGGAGGAGAACCGGGGCGAGGGCGAGGCGGTGCTGTTCGCCCGCTCCGCGACGGCCGGCGGTCAGCAGTTCCCGGTGCACTGGGGCGGCGACTGCGAGTCGACGTTCGAGGCGATGGCGGAGTCGCTGCGCGGCGGGTTGTCGCTGGCCGCGTCCGGTTTCGGGTACTGGAGCCACGACATCGGCGGGTTCGAGGGCACGCCCGATGCCGCGATCTTCAAGCGGTGGGTGGCGTTCGGCCTGCTGTCGTCGCACTCCCGGCTGCACGGCTCCTCGTCGTACCGGGTGCCGTGGGCCTTCGACGACGAGGCCGTCGACGTGCTGCGGAAGTTCACCAAGCTGAAGTTGTCGCTGATGCCGTACCTGGTCGCGGCGGCGGGCGAGGCGCATCGTGACGGGGTGCCGATGATGCGGCCGATGGTGCTCGAGTTCCCCGACGACCCCGCGGTCGCGTACCTGGACCGTCAGTACATGCTCGGCCCGGATCTCCTGGTGGCGCCGGTGATGAACTTCGACGGCGACGTGTCGTTCTACCTGCCCGCGGGGCGGTGGACGTCGCTGCTGACCGGTGAGGTGAAAGTCGGCCCCGGGTGGGTGAACGAGACGCACTCGTTCGACAGCCTGCCGCTGTTCGTACGTGAGGGGGCCGTCATCCCGGTCGGCGCGGTCGACGACCGTCCGGAGTACGACTGGGCGGACGGGGTGGAGTTGCGCTGGTTCGAGCCGTCGCAGGGCCAGACCACAACGGTCTTGCTGCCCGACGCGGACGGGGGAGTGGCGGCCGTGATCGAGCTCGCGTATCGCGCCGGCCAGGTGGAGACGCGGGTACTGGAGGGCTCCTGTGAGCGCTACACCGTCAAGCTCTCCAGCACGAGTTCGGCCGCCGAGAAGACAACATAG
- a CDS encoding DUF1918 domain-containing protein: MDVVKAAAGDQVVVESSHLMAHRREGQIVEVHDPDGAPPYLVHWNDTGAETLFFPGPDAHIIHAGAQRSQ, from the coding sequence GTGGATGTGGTGAAAGCAGCAGCGGGCGACCAGGTCGTCGTCGAGAGCAGTCACCTGATGGCGCACCGGCGTGAGGGCCAGATCGTCGAGGTGCACGACCCGGACGGCGCACCGCCGTACCTGGTGCACTGGAACGACACCGGCGCCGAGACACTGTTCTTCCCCGGGCCGGATGCGCACATCATCCACGCCGGGGCCCAGCGAAGTCAGTGA